A part of Desulfobacter sp. genomic DNA contains:
- a CDS encoding ABC transporter ATP-binding protein: protein MKKIQRLEMVNICKSFQGVHANKDINLKVDSGEILGLLGENGAGKTTLMNILYGLYQPDAGEIRINGNPIKITTPLESINHGIGMVHQHFMLVQNHSVIENIALGYKDTPFFFPKIKIRERVAEFSRQFDFSIDLDQKVWQLSAGEQQRVEIIKALLNGADLLILDEPTSVLTPQEIKELIEILRRMKAEGHSMIFISHKLDEIMDICDRVTVLQKGQIVGGAETSDTDKKGLARMMVGRDVVFNIGKEKMARGDKVLGVNNIHVTGDKGLPAVKGVSFDLYKNEIFGIAGVAGNGQRELAEAITGIRKIDSGAVKVGSQDITNMSPRKIYDYGVSHVPEERIRFGIAPGLFLYDNAILKQHHLKKFSKRYFLKYSQVKNHAKSLISDFRVSTHSINNQIRNLSGGNIQKLILGREISEQPQLLVASHPTYGLDVGATQFLREHLLTLRKQGSTVLLFSEDLEEIFELCDRVAVIFDGEFMGILEADDERLCDIGLMMAGSKRFEDTTPSTNQI from the coding sequence ATGAAAAAAATTCAACGCCTTGAAATGGTCAATATCTGCAAATCATTTCAGGGAGTCCATGCCAACAAGGATATCAACCTCAAGGTGGATTCTGGAGAAATCCTGGGCCTGCTGGGCGAAAACGGCGCCGGCAAGACCACCCTGATGAATATCCTCTACGGCCTCTACCAGCCCGACGCAGGTGAAATCCGGATCAACGGAAACCCCATTAAAATCACAACTCCCCTGGAATCCATCAACCACGGCATCGGCATGGTCCACCAGCACTTCATGCTGGTCCAGAACCATTCGGTGATTGAGAACATCGCACTGGGCTACAAAGATACGCCATTTTTCTTTCCCAAAATTAAGATCCGGGAACGGGTGGCGGAATTCTCCAGGCAGTTTGATTTCAGCATAGACCTGGACCAGAAGGTCTGGCAGCTTTCCGCCGGGGAACAGCAGCGGGTGGAGATCATAAAAGCCTTATTGAACGGGGCGGACCTGCTGATTCTGGACGAGCCCACTTCCGTGCTCACCCCCCAGGAAATCAAGGAACTCATCGAAATCCTGCGCCGGATGAAGGCCGAGGGCCATTCCATGATCTTTATCTCCCACAAGCTGGATGAGATCATGGACATCTGCGACCGGGTCACGGTCCTTCAAAAGGGGCAGATCGTGGGCGGGGCAGAGACCAGTGACACGGACAAAAAAGGCCTGGCCCGGATGATGGTGGGCCGGGACGTGGTATTCAACATCGGCAAGGAAAAAATGGCCAGGGGGGACAAGGTCCTCGGCGTCAACAACATCCATGTCACCGGAGACAAAGGACTGCCGGCCGTCAAGGGCGTTTCCTTTGACCTCTATAAAAATGAGATTTTCGGTATAGCCGGCGTTGCAGGCAATGGCCAGCGGGAACTGGCCGAGGCCATCACCGGCATCCGGAAAATCGACAGCGGCGCGGTAAAGGTGGGCAGCCAGGATATCACCAACATGTCCCCCCGCAAGATTTACGACTACGGCGTCTCCCATGTCCCCGAAGAACGGATCCGCTTCGGCATCGCCCCGGGCCTTTTCCTCTATGACAATGCCATACTCAAGCAGCACCACCTGAAAAAATTCTCCAAGCGGTATTTCCTCAAATACAGCCAGGTGAAGAACCACGCAAAGAGCCTGATTTCAGATTTCAGGGTCTCCACCCACTCCATCAACAACCAGATCAGAAATCTGTCCGGCGGCAATATCCAGAAATTGATACTGGGCCGGGAAATCAGTGAACAGCCCCAGCTTCTGGTAGCCTCCCATCCCACCTACGGGCTGGATGTGGGGGCAACACAATTTTTAAGGGAACATTTGCTGACCCTGAGAAAACAGGGCAGCACGGTTTTACTGTTTTCAGAAGACCTTGAAGAAATTTTTGAACTCTGCGACCGGGTGGCCGTGATTTTTGACGGTGAGTTCATGGGCATCCTGGAAGCCGATGACGAAAGGCTATGCGACATCGGCCTGATGATGGCCGGTTCCAAACGTTTTGAGGATACGACACCTTCAACCAACCAAATTTAA
- a CDS encoding BMP family ABC transporter substrate-binding protein translates to MKTKFWSLAVCFTFLFTFFLAAGPAAAADKKLKAGFIYVGPAGDYGWTYAHDQGKKFAEKQFPWLETVSVESVAESDSMRIIDRLIQQQKCDVVFTTSFGYMDDTVKAGTKYPDKKFMHCSGFKRSDNVGTYFGDLYQMYYLNGIMAGALTKSNKIGYVGAFPISEVVRHINAYAMGARAVNPNVEVNVKWIYAWVGPDKAKEAAESLIAEGCDALAFTEDTPAVIEVGQAHCEKGKQIMTFSHYSAMQSYGKDSVVSGQLMDWGGMYAKILEDIHNGTWNPKAPIWWLAKEKAALLGGAVDMPINEKYVPALKAAMVDTAEFGKISAYDLVMKRYAQMQQGVEVFDPYVGPIKDNKGQIKIKAGERATTEDLLSIMYYVEGVNGSIPQ, encoded by the coding sequence ATGAAAACAAAATTTTGGTCCCTTGCTGTATGTTTTACCTTTCTTTTCACGTTTTTTCTGGCAGCCGGCCCGGCCGCTGCCGCTGATAAGAAACTGAAAGCCGGCTTCATCTATGTTGGCCCCGCTGGGGACTACGGATGGACTTACGCCCATGATCAGGGCAAAAAATTTGCCGAAAAACAATTCCCCTGGCTGGAAACCGTTTCTGTCGAATCCGTCGCGGAATCCGACTCCATGAGAATCATCGACCGGCTGATCCAGCAGCAGAAATGCGACGTGGTTTTCACCACTTCCTTCGGTTATATGGATGACACGGTAAAAGCCGGTACCAAGTATCCGGATAAAAAGTTCATGCACTGTTCCGGTTTCAAACGCAGTGACAATGTGGGCACCTACTTCGGAGACCTTTACCAGATGTACTACCTGAACGGCATCATGGCAGGGGCGTTGACCAAATCCAACAAAATCGGCTATGTCGGCGCCTTTCCCATTTCCGAAGTCGTCCGCCACATCAATGCATACGCCATGGGCGCCCGGGCCGTTAACCCCAATGTGGAGGTGAACGTAAAATGGATCTATGCCTGGGTTGGACCGGATAAGGCCAAAGAAGCCGCAGAATCCTTGATTGCCGAAGGCTGCGATGCCCTGGCATTCACCGAGGACACCCCGGCCGTCATCGAAGTGGGCCAGGCCCACTGCGAAAAGGGCAAACAGATCATGACCTTCTCACACTACTCCGCCATGCAGTCCTACGGCAAGGACTCTGTTGTCTCCGGCCAGCTCATGGACTGGGGCGGCATGTATGCAAAAATCCTGGAAGACATCCACAACGGCACCTGGAACCCCAAGGCGCCCATCTGGTGGCTGGCCAAGGAAAAGGCGGCGCTGCTTGGCGGCGCAGTGGATATGCCCATCAATGAAAAATACGTTCCCGCCCTCAAGGCAGCCATGGTGGATACTGCCGAATTCGGCAAAATCTCCGCCTACGACCTGGTCATGAAACGCTACGCCCAGATGCAGCAGGGTGTGGAGGTATTTGACCCCTATGTCGGCCCCATCAAGGACAACAAGGGCCAGATCAAAATCAAGGCCGGAGAACGTGCCACAACAGAAGACCTGCTGTCCATCATGTACTATGTTGAAGGCGTAAACGGCAGCATCCCCCAATAA
- a CDS encoding cyclic nucleotide-binding domain-containing protein produces METLDNVLNKSVVFSGLAAADADRIKSLFQKWELHTGDTLTCAGDQAQFFFLLEKGTLLLALEEDKGVVLDAPGDFAAMEILSREGRYVATITALERGTAWIIPRQDFLDFIQEDTPGAAAVMEGWQSFLDDRAPFAKQITDIDIPAMY; encoded by the coding sequence ATGGAAACTCTTGACAATGTATTAAATAAGTCAGTCGTCTTCAGCGGACTGGCCGCCGCGGATGCAGACAGGATAAAATCCCTGTTCCAGAAGTGGGAACTGCATACCGGTGATACCCTGACCTGTGCCGGAGACCAGGCCCAGTTCTTTTTCCTTCTTGAAAAGGGAACACTGCTGCTGGCACTTGAAGAAGACAAAGGGGTGGTACTGGATGCCCCCGGGGATTTTGCCGCCATGGAAATTTTGAGCCGGGAAGGACGATATGTTGCCACCATTACAGCGCTGGAGCGGGGGACGGCCTGGATTATCCCGAGACAGGATTTCCTTGATTTCATCCAGGAAGACACCCCAGGTGCGGCGGCTGTTATGGAGGGGTGGCAGTCATTCCTTGACGACCGCGCCCCCTTTGCCAAACAGATTACAGATATAGACATCCCGGCGATGTATTAG
- a CDS encoding OadG family protein, which yields MYGLEAINANNGWAISVVGISIVFSGLVMLSLVISQLHKGIDLIENPQKIKDWFASKGKKTDRAVLVISDEQKEIAKQYALLVRTMEDHFSLPRLLRLAVVSGLKDSHDNLNMLLKSGIITPDGQGMFTWDQDLFTKTISY from the coding sequence TTGTACGGTTTAGAAGCAATTAACGCCAATAACGGCTGGGCGATTTCCGTTGTGGGAATCTCCATTGTATTTTCCGGCCTGGTCATGCTGTCCCTGGTCATATCCCAGCTGCACAAGGGAATCGACCTCATTGAAAATCCCCAGAAAATAAAAGACTGGTTTGCATCCAAGGGGAAGAAAACAGATCGTGCGGTGCTGGTCATCTCCGACGAGCAGAAAGAAATTGCCAAACAATACGCCCTGCTGGTCAGGACCATGGAAGACCATTTCTCTCTGCCCAGGCTCCTGCGCCTGGCCGTGGTCTCCGGTCTGAAAGACTCCCATGACAACCTGAATATGCTTTTGAAATCCGGTATTATCACACCGGACGGCCAAGGGATGTTCACCTGGGATCAGGACCTTTTCACAAAAACCATTTCATACTAG
- a CDS encoding sodium ion-translocating decarboxylase subunit beta, with protein sequence MDALFLEFFQNTGFFLCDYRNIIMIIIGMIFIYLGIAKDYEPLLLVPIGFGMLIGNIPIFKGLGLGIYESNSVLHYLYFGVTQGIYPPLVFLGIGAMTDFSTLLARPVLMLLGAAAQAGIFITFLGALALGFAPNESAAIGIIGGADGPTAIFLTAKLAPKLIGPIAVAAYSYMALVPVIQPPIMKLLTSRKERLIRMEEPRQVSKREKMIFPILAFLLCCFLAPAALPLLGMLCFGNVLKEAVVTERLAVTARTALIDIATILLGVTVGASTQGDVFLTKSSVGIFILGAVSFCIATACGVLFAKFMNLFLKSKINPLVGAAGVSAVPDSARVVQIVGQREDPTNFLLMHAMAPNVSGVIGSAIAAGVLWSLMV encoded by the coding sequence ATGGATGCTTTATTTTTAGAGTTTTTTCAAAACACCGGTTTTTTTCTCTGCGACTACCGCAACATTATCATGATCATCATCGGCATGATCTTTATTTACCTGGGCATTGCCAAGGATTACGAGCCGCTGCTCCTGGTTCCCATCGGATTCGGCATGCTCATCGGCAACATCCCTATTTTCAAAGGCCTGGGCCTGGGGATCTACGAGAGCAATTCCGTACTCCACTACCTCTATTTCGGGGTGACCCAGGGCATCTACCCGCCCCTGGTTTTCCTGGGGATCGGGGCCATGACAGACTTTTCGACCCTGCTGGCGCGACCGGTACTCATGTTGCTGGGCGCGGCGGCTCAGGCTGGTATTTTCATCACCTTTCTGGGGGCATTGGCCCTGGGGTTCGCCCCCAATGAGTCCGCTGCCATCGGAATCATCGGTGGTGCAGACGGGCCAACGGCCATCTTTCTCACCGCCAAACTGGCCCCCAAACTCATCGGGCCCATTGCCGTGGCGGCCTACTCCTATATGGCATTGGTGCCTGTGATCCAGCCCCCCATTATGAAGCTGCTTACCAGCCGCAAAGAACGGCTGATACGAATGGAAGAGCCCCGCCAGGTTTCCAAGCGGGAAAAGATGATCTTCCCCATCTTGGCCTTTCTGCTCTGCTGCTTCCTGGCGCCTGCGGCCCTGCCCCTGCTGGGCATGCTCTGCTTCGGCAACGTGCTCAAAGAAGCCGTGGTTACCGAACGTCTGGCCGTTACCGCAAGGACAGCGTTGATTGACATCGCCACCATCCTGCTGGGGGTCACCGTGGGTGCTTCCACCCAGGGGGATGTCTTTTTGACCAAGAGTTCCGTCGGCATCTTTATCCTGGGCGCCGTCTCATTCTGCATTGCCACGGCCTGCGGGGTGCTCTTTGCCAAGTTCATGAACCTGTTCCTCAAATCCAAGATCAATCCCCTGGTGGGGGCTGCCGGCGTGTCTGCCGTGCCCGACTCCGCCCGGGTGGTCCAGATTGTGGGCCAGCGGGAAGACCCCACCAACTTTCTGCTCATGCATGCCATGGCCCCCAACGTTTCCGGGGTTATCGGCTCGGCCATTGCTGCCGGCGTGCTCTGGAGCCTGATGGTATAG
- a CDS encoding metallophosphoesterase gives MIPLSLACTARRPFLYQNDPDAVALAARQIPMPDTSFFVLSDTHLYDTGLGTSGAAFQDYLNRDRKLLVLSDDIIGAAVKAIAKQKADFLLVCGDLTKDGEMVCHKAMAAHLKVLKESGKKIFVVPGNHDISNPEAVRFSGGTTAPVPTAGPGEFETIYREFGYGDAIARDTHSLSYTAEPVEGLRLLALDSCRYKENRPGHHPVTGGAFSKETMAWIEQQLIAAKQSGKATIAMLHHGIMEHYPDNKKFYDEYIVADDESVAGLLGAYGVSLVFTGHFHAQDITRKKVPGPDDTPTQKNRMIFDIETGSLVTAPCPYRKVTFTGGDRAVVQSAAVTAIPSMGEKFAAYADRYVFDGTLKLADTALAKYKVGKEQAGLINHQIAKAYMAHLKGDELPPPVPLDKEGFGLWLKFIAWMQEDLIHGWWTDLPPADNNLVIHLGTGKVSPVPA, from the coding sequence ATGATTCCCTTGAGCCTTGCCTGTACAGCCCGGCGCCCTTTTCTATACCAGAATGACCCGGATGCCGTGGCCCTGGCCGCCCGGCAGATCCCCATGCCGGACACCTCGTTTTTTGTCCTGTCCGATACCCACCTTTACGACACCGGCCTGGGCACCTCTGGTGCTGCATTTCAGGATTACCTGAACCGGGACAGGAAACTGCTGGTCCTGAGCGATGATATCATCGGCGCTGCCGTTAAGGCGATTGCAAAGCAAAAAGCCGATTTCCTGCTGGTCTGCGGCGACCTGACCAAGGACGGGGAAATGGTCTGCCACAAAGCCATGGCAGCCCACCTGAAGGTGTTAAAAGAATCAGGAAAAAAGATTTTCGTGGTGCCGGGCAACCATGATATTTCCAACCCCGAGGCGGTCAGATTTTCCGGAGGGACCACCGCCCCCGTACCAACGGCCGGTCCCGGGGAATTTGAAACCATTTACCGCGAATTCGGATACGGAGACGCCATTGCCCGGGACACCCACTCCCTGAGCTATACAGCGGAACCGGTTGAGGGCCTGCGGCTTTTGGCGCTGGACTCCTGCAGGTACAAGGAGAACCGCCCCGGCCACCACCCCGTTACCGGCGGTGCCTTTTCAAAGGAAACCATGGCCTGGATCGAGCAGCAGCTCATTGCCGCCAAACAGTCGGGCAAGGCCACCATAGCCATGCTCCACCACGGAATCATGGAACATTATCCGGACAACAAAAAATTCTATGATGAATATATAGTCGCAGACGACGAAAGCGTGGCCGGCCTTTTAGGGGCCTACGGGGTATCTCTGGTCTTTACCGGCCATTTTCATGCCCAGGACATCACCCGGAAGAAAGTGCCCGGCCCCGACGATACGCCAACCCAAAAAAACCGGATGATTTTTGATATTGAGACCGGTTCCCTGGTCACAGCCCCCTGCCCCTACCGGAAAGTCACCTTTACAGGCGGGGACCGGGCAGTGGTCCAAAGCGCGGCAGTCACCGCCATCCCCTCCATGGGAGAGAAATTTGCGGCATATGCCGACCGCTATGTGTTTGACGGCACCCTGAAGCTGGCAGATACGGCCCTGGCCAAATACAAGGTGGGCAAAGAGCAGGCCGGCCTTATCAACCACCAGATTGCCAAGGCCTATATGGCCCATCTCAAAGGGGATGAACTCCCGCCCCCGGTCCCCCTGGACAAGGAGGGATTCGGGCTCTGGCTCAAATTTATCGCCTGGATGCAGGAAGACCTGATCCACGGCTGGTGGACCGACCTGCCGCCGGCGGACAACAACCTGGTCATCCACCTGGGCACAGGAAAAGTCTCCCCTGTACCCGCCTGA
- a CDS encoding DegV family protein, giving the protein MKRIVVTDSTADIPKDVIRELGIKVMPVNLILDSRSYRDGEDISRDGFYEQFGTFTTMASAPVRYEDYALDLLEMTQIYDEILAIHCSKYLSETYGIAEQIRSDYLGKSKCRVEVIDSGQCSMGLGMVVIEAAKAMKAGKDFDRVARVAGQACREMKSYMAIPTLKYLRKNKKIGGMKALFGLAMGVKPVLEMNQGKMVIKSKLMGKQKNMILSMIDRIREDVAGRPISLSIIYSGDKGLVRRLRDVFEETFDCRDVYITRFGPSVAINTGPESYAVFFIPHEES; this is encoded by the coding sequence ATGAAAAGAATTGTTGTGACAGACAGTACCGCGGACATCCCCAAGGATGTGATCAGGGAGTTGGGCATCAAGGTTATGCCGGTCAATCTCATACTGGACAGCAGGTCTTACAGAGACGGGGAGGATATCAGCCGGGACGGCTTTTACGAACAATTCGGGACATTCACCACCATGGCATCTGCCCCGGTCAGGTACGAAGACTATGCCCTGGATTTACTGGAGATGACCCAGATCTACGATGAAATCCTGGCCATCCACTGCAGTAAATATTTATCTGAGACCTATGGTATTGCCGAACAGATTCGCAGCGACTACCTGGGGAAAAGCAAATGCCGTGTGGAGGTCATCGACTCCGGCCAGTGCAGCATGGGGCTGGGCATGGTGGTCATAGAGGCGGCAAAGGCCATGAAGGCGGGGAAGGATTTTGACCGGGTGGCCCGGGTGGCCGGGCAGGCCTGCCGGGAAATGAAGTCCTATATGGCCATTCCCACCTTGAAATATCTCAGGAAAAATAAGAAAATAGGCGGGATGAAAGCCCTTTTCGGATTGGCCATGGGTGTCAAACCGGTGCTTGAGATGAACCAGGGGAAAATGGTGATCAAATCCAAGCTCATGGGCAAGCAGAAAAACATGATCCTTTCCATGATCGACCGGATACGGGAGGATGTGGCCGGGCGCCCCATTTCCCTGTCCATTATCTATTCAGGGGACAAGGGGCTGGTCCGGCGGCTCAGGGATGTATTTGAAGAAACCTTTGACTGCCGGGATGTCTATATTACAAGATTCGGGCCTTCCGTGGCCATCAACACCGGGCCTGAGTCCTATGCGGTGTTTTTCATACCCCACGAGGAATCGTAA
- a CDS encoding tetratricopeptide repeat protein, with protein MKRSFIIVLAGMMLFFTAADAGSGTLGKLLNLISGAGEYQVARGPSDLPGFQVPVKRLDIDGICTIRALLESRQFEALNRILDGYQKDFEADRSNEYLLFDAYRAFDLTLPSYAPLLKAWRTASPSAYYPFMASARYTHALAWEKRGNKYISATPKENIEGMRIYFAKALGHLNSVLNLKTDLLPAHELLVGIYDAGGNSDEEELAVKTALSLFPDSFLINTRACLSKLPRWGGSYKQMESMAKNAEAYWDMTPELCLLYGFIYYDQGRYATAKDKPEKAVRLFNKALAYGEHWVFYYELAKVHLYHIKDFDTALDHIDRSIELRPAMEDNRLMRSRILFALDRYDDAIVSLKAAQTIRPGNPDSIKWAQWACRSLVNQGHNAFKTDLDTAVDFYHWSLEFKKDNHESYYWRGVAQSRMNRFESALSDIEKSIEINPRHFESYRMIDYLYARNRQWETIIGYWNRFLALEPDHALAYFERSGTHYHNKNMDQALADLDRACELGHEKACQKYKQVSSQY; from the coding sequence ATGAAACGATCCTTTATTATCGTACTGGCGGGAATGATGCTTTTTTTTACCGCGGCAGATGCGGGCAGCGGGACCTTGGGAAAACTGCTGAATCTTATTTCCGGCGCCGGAGAGTATCAGGTTGCCCGGGGACCGTCGGATCTGCCCGGGTTCCAGGTGCCGGTGAAACGCTTGGATATCGACGGTATTTGCACCATCAGGGCGCTGCTGGAATCCCGGCAGTTTGAGGCCCTCAACAGGATTTTGGACGGGTATCAAAAGGATTTTGAAGCGGACCGGTCCAATGAGTATCTGCTTTTTGACGCCTACAGGGCCTTTGACCTTACCCTCCCGTCCTATGCCCCCCTGCTGAAGGCCTGGCGCACGGCCTCCCCGTCGGCCTATTACCCCTTTATGGCATCGGCCCGGTATACTCATGCATTGGCATGGGAGAAGCGGGGAAACAAATACATCAGCGCCACCCCCAAAGAAAATATTGAAGGGATGCGCATTTATTTTGCCAAAGCTCTGGGGCACCTCAACTCGGTCCTGAACCTGAAAACCGATCTGCTGCCGGCCCATGAGCTTCTGGTGGGTATTTACGATGCCGGCGGTAACAGTGATGAGGAAGAACTGGCCGTGAAGACGGCCCTTTCCCTGTTTCCCGACTCCTTTTTGATCAATACCCGGGCCTGCCTGTCAAAACTGCCCCGGTGGGGCGGCAGCTACAAGCAGATGGAGTCCATGGCGAAAAATGCAGAGGCCTACTGGGATATGACCCCTGAACTTTGTCTGCTATACGGGTTCATTTATTATGACCAGGGGCGGTATGCAACGGCCAAAGACAAGCCGGAAAAGGCGGTACGGCTGTTCAACAAAGCGCTTGCATACGGGGAACATTGGGTGTTCTATTACGAATTGGCCAAGGTCCATCTCTACCATATTAAAGATTTTGATACCGCCCTGGACCATATTGACAGGAGCATTGAACTGCGGCCGGCCATGGAGGACAACCGCCTGATGCGGTCCAGGATTCTCTTTGCCCTGGACCGTTACGATGACGCCATTGTGAGCCTGAAGGCCGCACAAACGATCCGCCCGGGCAATCCAGACAGCATTAAATGGGCCCAATGGGCATGCCGGAGCCTTGTAAACCAGGGCCACAATGCCTTTAAGACGGATCTTGACACCGCCGTTGATTTTTATCACTGGTCCCTTGAATTCAAAAAAGACAACCATGAATCCTACTATTGGAGAGGGGTGGCCCAGAGCCGGATGAACCGGTTTGAATCTGCCCTTTCGGATATTGAAAAATCCATTGAGATCAATCCCCGGCATTTTGAGTCCTATCGGATGATTGATTATTTATATGCCCGCAACCGGCAATGGGAAACCATTATCGGATACTGGAACCGGTTTTTAGCACTTGAACCGGATCATGCTTTGGCTTATTTTGAGAGATCGGGCACCCATTACCACAATAAAAATATGGATCAGGCCCTGGCGGACCTGGACCGGGCCTGCGAACTGGGCCATGAAAAGGCATGCCAAAAATATAAACAGGTCAGCTCACAGTATTAA
- a CDS encoding alpha/beta hydrolase, protein MDSGQRIRYKLIEGRPGAPFLVFLHEGLGCIPMWREFPEKLCRRTGCPGLVYDRNGYGGSSPLKGARTIHYLHDYALNELPRVLDALIPDRPFVLVGHSDGGSIALIYGAEQNPLLMGIITEAAHVFVEEKTIAGIREADRAFEAGRLKGLAKYHGEKTPGIFKAWSDTWRRDGFKYWNLEYLLPSITCPLLAIQGRDDQYGSPGQVDSIVENTSGPAQGIMAADCGHIPHLEQPETILKSMSRFIAGIQEG, encoded by the coding sequence ATGGATTCCGGCCAAAGAATCCGTTATAAATTGATTGAGGGAAGGCCTGGCGCCCCCTTTCTTGTTTTTCTCCACGAGGGGCTGGGCTGCATCCCCATGTGGCGGGAGTTTCCTGAAAAATTATGCCGGCGGACCGGGTGTCCGGGGCTGGTCTATGACCGGAACGGGTACGGCGGTTCCTCCCCTCTCAAGGGGGCCAGAACCATCCATTACCTCCATGACTATGCCCTCAATGAATTGCCCCGGGTCCTTGACGCCCTGATTCCGGACCGCCCCTTTGTGCTGGTGGGACATTCCGACGGCGGCAGCATCGCCCTGATCTACGGCGCTGAACAAAATCCCCTGCTGATGGGCATCATCACAGAGGCCGCCCACGTCTTTGTGGAAGAAAAAACCATTGCCGGAATCCGGGAGGCAGACAGGGCCTTTGAGGCGGGGCGGTTAAAGGGGCTCGCCAAATACCACGGTGAAAAGACCCCTGGCATCTTCAAGGCATGGTCTGACACCTGGCGCCGGGATGGGTTTAAATACTGGAACCTTGAATACCTGCTGCCGTCCATCACCTGCCCCCTGCTGGCCATCCAGGGCAGGGATGACCAGTATGGGTCCCCGGGCCAGGTGGATTCCATCGTTGAAAACACATCCGGCCCGGCCCAGGGCATCATGGCGGCGGACTGCGGCCACATTCCCCACCTGGAGCAGCCGGAGACAATCCTCAAGTCCATGTCCCGGTTCATCGCCGGAATACAGGAAGGCTGA